One part of the Streptomyces lydicus genome encodes these proteins:
- a CDS encoding PPOX class F420-dependent oxidoreductase, translated as MSPSIATNTRVELPELLELVRPRHRAILLTRRTDGTPQASPLTCGVDDSGRLVMSTYPERAKVRNARRVSSVSVLVLSDEWNGPWVQIDGEAEVIDAPDSVEPLVEYYRNISGEHPDWDEYREAMRKQGKSLIRVTPVRWGPVATGGFPARLVADDGGA; from the coding sequence ATGAGCCCTTCCATCGCCACCAACACCCGCGTCGAGCTGCCCGAGTTGCTGGAGCTCGTCCGCCCCCGTCACCGTGCGATCCTGCTCACCCGCCGCACCGACGGCACTCCGCAGGCGTCGCCGCTGACCTGCGGGGTGGACGACTCCGGCCGGCTGGTGATGTCGACGTATCCGGAGCGCGCCAAGGTCCGGAACGCCCGGCGGGTCTCGTCGGTCAGCGTCCTCGTGCTGTCCGACGAGTGGAACGGCCCGTGGGTGCAGATCGACGGCGAGGCCGAGGTGATCGACGCGCCGGATTCCGTCGAACCGCTGGTGGAGTACTACCGCAACATCTCCGGGGAGCACCCGGACTGGGACGAGTACCGGGAGGCCATGCGCAAGCAGGGCAAGTCGCTGATCCGGGTGACGCCGGTCCGCTGGGGTCCGGTCGCCACCGGCGGCTTCCCGGCACGGCTCGTGGCGGACGACGGCGGAGCGTAG
- a CDS encoding MBL fold metallo-hydrolase: MDTLTRITPTVWQLAFPVGHVYAVALPGDGFALVDTGVPGSAPAVLDALARLGGRPGQLRQIVLTHSHADHAGSAADLVAATGARVLAGALDAPYLRGTAPEPPPVLTPAERPLHERITADLAAAGGPPPRPVEVDVELREGDTLDGWPEPVRVLHVPGHTPGGIALHLPDSRLLFPGDIIGADPAGERVVLGPFNVAREVAVASFRRLAALDDVDTVCVPHGGPVVGRAREVLAAATPETDWL; encoded by the coding sequence ATGGACACCCTCACCCGGATCACCCCCACCGTCTGGCAACTCGCCTTCCCCGTCGGACACGTCTACGCCGTGGCGCTGCCCGGCGACGGTTTCGCCCTGGTCGACACCGGCGTCCCGGGCTCCGCCCCCGCCGTCCTCGACGCGCTGGCCCGCCTCGGCGGCCGGCCCGGGCAGCTCCGGCAGATCGTGCTGACCCACTCGCACGCCGACCACGCGGGCTCCGCGGCCGACCTGGTCGCCGCCACCGGTGCCCGGGTGCTGGCCGGCGCGCTGGACGCGCCGTACCTCCGCGGTACCGCCCCCGAGCCCCCGCCGGTGCTCACCCCCGCCGAACGGCCGCTGCACGAACGGATCACGGCGGACCTCGCGGCCGCCGGGGGGCCGCCGCCGCGCCCCGTCGAGGTCGATGTCGAGCTGCGCGAGGGCGACACCCTCGACGGCTGGCCGGAGCCCGTCCGGGTGCTGCACGTCCCGGGCCACACGCCGGGCGGCATCGCCCTGCACCTGCCGGACAGCCGGCTGCTGTTCCCCGGCGACATCATCGGCGCCGACCCCGCCGGGGAGCGGGTGGTGCTCGGCCCGTTCAACGTCGCGCGCGAGGTGGCGGTCGCCTCCTTCCGGCGGCTCGCGGCGCTCGACGACGTGGACACCGTGTGCGTCCCGCACGGCGGGCCGGTCGTCGGCCGGGCCCGGGAGGTCCTCGCCGCGGCGACCCCGGAGACGGACTGGCTCTGA
- a CDS encoding LacI family DNA-binding transcriptional regulator — translation MTDPAGPRATPTPPTSAAVARRAGVSRATVSYVLNGQAAGRVGERAQARVRAAAEELGYVPHAAARSLRAGRGSIVLLAAPADTVPVLGPLFTRFLAGFQTALHALGYTGVLHGAPTASPLAAARAWAELRPAAVLTLHGPPLDAPAVALLRRAGTAAVLTHGPVAPPGAHTLLLDQREAGLRAGAHLLAGGRRRIGVVLPAEPGLAACAGPRLAGVRAAAAAHPDAEVRPLDLALTEESAARLAAAWPGLGLDAVFAYNDEYAMLLMRALQDAGHTLGVRAPGDVAVVGADDLLLGRLLRPRLTSVRAEITPPERIAGLVDELVRGPGTPPAVHRLGTFRVEARDSG, via the coding sequence ATGACTGACCCCGCCGGCCCACGGGCCACCCCAACACCCCCGACGAGCGCGGCCGTTGCCCGCCGCGCCGGTGTTTCCCGCGCGACCGTCTCGTACGTCCTGAACGGGCAGGCCGCCGGACGGGTCGGCGAGCGCGCCCAGGCGCGGGTGCGGGCCGCCGCCGAGGAGCTGGGGTACGTCCCGCACGCCGCGGCCCGCAGTCTGCGGGCCGGCCGGGGCAGCATCGTGCTGCTGGCCGCGCCCGCCGACACCGTCCCGGTCCTCGGTCCGCTCTTCACCCGGTTCCTGGCCGGTTTCCAGACCGCGCTGCACGCCCTCGGCTACACCGGTGTGCTGCACGGCGCGCCCACCGCCTCCCCCCTGGCCGCCGCCCGCGCCTGGGCCGAGCTGCGGCCGGCCGCCGTGCTCACCCTGCACGGCCCGCCGCTGGACGCGCCGGCCGTCGCACTGCTGCGCCGGGCCGGCACCGCGGCGGTGCTCACCCACGGCCCGGTGGCGCCGCCGGGCGCCCACACCCTCCTGCTCGACCAGCGCGAGGCCGGACTGCGGGCCGGCGCGCACCTGCTGGCCGGCGGGCGCCGCCGGATCGGTGTGGTGCTGCCCGCCGAGCCGGGGCTGGCCGCCTGCGCCGGGCCCCGCCTCGCGGGCGTACGGGCCGCGGCCGCCGCCCACCCGGACGCCGAGGTCCGCCCGCTCGACCTCGCGCTCACCGAGGAGTCCGCGGCGCGCCTCGCCGCCGCCTGGCCCGGGCTGGGCCTGGACGCGGTGTTCGCGTACAACGACGAGTACGCGATGCTGCTGATGCGCGCGCTCCAGGACGCCGGCCACACCCTCGGCGTCCGCGCCCCCGGCGACGTCGCGGTGGTCGGCGCGGACGACCTGCTGCTGGGCCGGCTGCTGCGCCCCCGCCTGACCAGTGTCCGCGCGGAGATCACCCCGCCGGAGCGGATCGCCGGCCTGGTCGACGAGCTGGTCCGCGGCCCCGGAACGCCGCCCGCCGTCCACCGGTTGGGCACCTTCCGCGTCGAGGCGCGCGACTCCGGCTGA
- a CDS encoding alpha/beta fold hydrolase: MQLHTHEWGTGERIAVLVHGMMSDHRTWHRVGPALAGRGYRVIAVDLRGHGLSPRGGYGAEVFADDLVETLPARPEVVLGHSLGGLALSLAVERLQPRRAVYSEPAWSLGRVGQPVDPAVFVTFKTADRAMVSGFNPRWDDTDVGIELATLALWDTGTARALSAEHLRDRTPEKPVVPSLVQIAGEGFLFTDDAAAELAARGFEVRTVPGAGHTVHRDDFDGFMTGLEGWV, from the coding sequence ATGCAGTTGCACACCCATGAATGGGGCACCGGCGAGCGGATCGCGGTGCTGGTCCACGGCATGATGTCCGACCACCGCACCTGGCACCGGGTGGGTCCGGCGCTCGCCGGGCGGGGCTACCGCGTGATCGCCGTCGACCTGCGCGGCCACGGTCTCAGCCCGCGCGGCGGGTACGGCGCCGAGGTGTTCGCCGACGACCTCGTCGAGACCCTGCCGGCCCGTCCCGAGGTGGTCCTCGGGCACTCGCTGGGCGGCCTCGCGCTCTCCCTGGCCGTGGAGCGGCTGCAACCGCGGCGGGCGGTCTACAGCGAACCGGCGTGGTCGCTCGGCCGGGTCGGCCAGCCGGTCGACCCGGCGGTGTTCGTCACCTTCAAGACCGCGGACCGGGCGATGGTGTCGGGCTTCAACCCGCGCTGGGACGACACCGACGTCGGCATCGAACTCGCCACCCTCGCGCTGTGGGACACCGGCACCGCCCGGGCGCTGTCCGCCGAGCACCTGCGGGACCGCACGCCGGAGAAGCCGGTGGTCCCCTCGCTGGTGCAGATCGCGGGGGAGGGGTTCCTCTTCACCGACGACGCGGCCGCCGAACTCGCCGCCCGCGGCTTCGAGGTGCGTACCGTGCCCGGCGCCGGCCACACCGTCCACCGCGACGACTTCGACGGCTTCATGACCGGGCTGGAGGGGTGGGTGTAG